The Prochlorococcus marinus str. MIT 1214 sequence GAGGAAATTTTATTAAGATTTATCGAATCGAGAAATTTCTTTGAAACGTAGATTTTTTATGATTGGACTTTTGAATACACTTTTTGGTTTTACTATCAAACCAAAAAGCGCTTTTGCTGCATCTAAACCTATGGAAAACTATAAAACTTTAACCGATAAAGAATGGGAAAATCGTTTACCCAAAGACGCTTTTTACGTTTTACGTAAGGAGGGAACAGAGAGACCGTTTTCTAGTCCTTTAAATGATGAAAAAAGGAAAGGAGTTTTTTGTTGTGCAGGATGCGGGCTTGCTTTGTTTTCCTCAAAAACA is a genomic window containing:
- the msrB gene encoding peptide-methionine (R)-S-oxide reductase MsrB — its product is MIGLLNTLFGFTIKPKSAFAASKPMENYKTLTDKEWENRLPKDAFYVLRKEGTERPFSSPLNDEKRKGVFCCAGCGLALFSSKTKFDSGTGWPSFFDHLPDAIETKTDFKLIVPRTEYHCRRCGGHQGHVFNDGPRPTGKRYCNNGVALAFEVDS